In a genomic window of Phragmites australis chromosome 14, lpPhrAust1.1, whole genome shotgun sequence:
- the LOC133891214 gene encoding proline-rich receptor-like protein kinase PERK4 — protein sequence MANHTSHVASSNSSGRSIRTMSSNCSPSSPSRIPCSVPPPPRPSPSTSPAPMFHVSSLLPPSHTTRRLSTPTSHGGSHKSPPPPEHGLGGLTLTSQIVAAAVAALLLIVLAAACACCSRSKKRRKATQQPHGGMMFYADSSGFKGNSSAYYYTSGARPQWQNQVGPSSSIKWHAPPPPPDVNSTGPHGGLPPPVPPPPLPMPAGIDTTAFSYEELAAATGDFSEANLLGQGGFGYVHRGVLPGGKEVAVKQLKAGSGQGEREFQAEVDTISRVHHRHLVSLVGYCIAGARRLLVYEFVPNQTLEHHLHGKGVPVMEWTTRLRIAVGAAKGLAYLHEDCNPRIIHRDIKSANILLDNNFEAMVADFGLAKLTNVNHTHVSTRVMGTFGYLAPEYASSGKLTEKSDVFSYGVMLLELLTGRRPGDRSSYGEDGLVDWARMALSRALANGNYDDLVDPRLGGDYDQTEAARVVASAAACVRHAARRRPKMSQIVKALQGDMPLEELNDGVRPGHSSMFSSSSGSGPEYGSGSYTAQMERIRRAALPSPEYSAEYPGSIPEFGHPSPASSADSGEQDDRRRRHGGRR from the exons ATGGCAAATCACACGTCCCATGTCGCAAGCTCCAATTCCTCCGGTCGTTCAATCCGTACCATGTCTTCCAATTGCTCGCCCTCCTCTCCGTCTCGGATTCCTTGTTCCgttcctccgccgccgcggccgtcaCCGTCCACATCGCCGGCGCCAATGTTCCATGTCTCCTCGCTGTTGCCGCCGTCGCATACCACAAGACGACTGTCGACGCCGACCTCGCACGGTGGCAGCCATAaatcgcctcctcctcccgagcacGGATTGGGGGGTCTCACCTTGACGTCGCAGATCGTCGCCGCCGCAGTCGCGGCGCTGCTCCTCAtcgtcctcgccgccgcctgcgCCTGCTGCTCCAGgagcaagaagaggaggaaggccaCGCAACAGCCTCACGGCGGCATGATGTTCTACGCCGACTCCTCCGGGTTCAAAG GGAACAGCTCGGCGTACTACTACACCAGCGGAGCGAGGCCGCAATGGCAGAACCAGGTGGGCCCGTCGTCGTCGATCAAGTGGCAcgccccgccgcctccgccggaCGTGAACTCGACCGGCCCGCACGGCGGGTTACCGCCacccgtgccgccgccgcccctgccgATGCCCGCTGGCATCGACACGACCGCGTTCAGCTACGAGGagctggcggcggcgacgggcgACTTCTCGGAGGCGAACCTGCTGGGGCAGGGCGGGTTCGGGTACGTGCACCGCGGCGTGCTCCCGGGCGGGAAGGAGGTGGCGGTGAAGCAGCTCAAGGCCGGGAGCGGGCAGGGCGAGCGCGAGTTCCAGGCGGAGGTGGACACCATCAGCCGCGTGCACCATCGCCACCTCGTCTCCCTCGTCGGCTACTGCATCGCCGGCGCGCGGCGGCTGCTCGTCTACGAGTTCGTGCCCAACCAGACCCTCGAGCACCACCTCCACG GGAAAGGGGTGCCGGTGATGGAGTGGACGACGCGGCTGCGCATCGCGGTCGGCGCCGCCAAGGGGCTAGCCTACCTGCACGAGGACT gcaatcctcggatcatcCACCGTGACATCAAGTCGGCCAACATTCTCCTGGACAACAACTTCGAGGCAATG GTTGCGGATTTTGGGCTGGCCAAGCTGACGAACGTGAACCACACGCACGTGTCAACCCGTGTCATGGGCACATTCGG GTACCTGGCCCCAGAGTACGCGTCCAGCGGGAAGCTGACGGAGAAGTCGGACGTCTTCTCCTACGGCGTCATGCTGCTCGAGCTGCTCACCGGCCGCCGCCCCGGCGACCGCTCCTCCTACGGTGAGGACGGCCTCGTCGACTGG GCGAGGATGGCTCTGTCGCGCGCCCTGGCCAACGGCAACTACGACGACCTCGTCGACCCAAGGCTGGGCGGCGACTATGACCAGACGGAGGCGGCGCGCGTCGTCGCCAGTGCTGCCGCCTGCGTCCGCCACGCCGCCCGCCGGCGCCCCAAGATGAGCCAG ATCGTGAAGGCGCTGCAGGGAGACATGCCGCTGGAGGAGCTCAACGACGGTGTACGGCCGGGGCACAGCTCTATGTTCAGCTCGAGCTCCGGGTCGGGGCCGGAGTATGGGTCCGGGTCGTACACAGCGCAGATGGAGCGGATCCGGAGGGCTGCGCTGCCCAGCCCGGAGTACAGCGCCGAGTATCCCGGCTCCATCCCAGAGTTTGGCCACCCGTCGCCTGCTAGCAGCGCCGACTCTGGCGAGCAGGATGACCGGCGCCGTCGTCATGGAGGTCGCCGGTGA